In Zygosaccharomyces rouxii strain CBS732 chromosome F complete sequence, a single window of DNA contains:
- the NUP116 gene encoding FG-nucleoporin NUP116 (some similarities with uniprot|Q02630 Saccharomyces cerevisiae YMR047C NUP116 Subunit of the nuclear pore complex (NPC) that is localized to both sides of the pore contains a repetitive GLFG motif that interacts with mRNA export factor Mex67p and with karyopherin Kap95p homologous to Nup100p), whose amino-acid sequence MFGSNRPAFGGGSQPFGSTASPFASQPQPQATTTFGMGVANNNAQSGFGGFGAANNTSAGTGGPTGSLFGMSTNNTTQNSPFGNSTGAATTTGSNSGTAIKPFQPYEEKDPTTGVQNVFQTITAMPEYRNSSLEELRLQDYQQGRKLGQGTVTPFGATTSTNSSNTNQGFGILGNTNQPQSAGSGTGGLFGQRANTAQNSPFGSVSSGNNPSTTGTGPFGSTTAAGGNAFGGSGAGPFGSKPAGTTGGGLFGQNNRTASGGLFGQNNNSTFGQPQPSAFGSGAGAGTGASAFGSKPAGTGLFGQNTAANQPFGANPAPSTGGGLFGQNSNTGMGGAGSGGGLFGQNNATGSVFGQPNNQASTGGGLFGSKPAGGGLFGQPQNNTPFGGGAANTGGGGLFGQNNSQPPAGGGLFGQNNNQPPAGGGLFGQSNTQPPAGGGLFGQSNNQPPAGGGLFGQSNNQPSTGGGLFGQNTSSPFGQPNNQASTGGGLFGNKPAGGGLFGQPQNNTPFGGGAANTGGGGLFGQNNSQPPAGGGLFGQNNNQPPAGGGLFGQNNSQPPAGGGLFGQSNTQPPAGGGLFGQNNNQPSTGGGLFGAKPAGGGGLFGQNNNQPPAGGGLFGQSNNQPPAGGGLFGNTQNNQPPAGGGGLFGNKPAGATGGGLFGNANTNTQPALGQPSGGGLFGAKPASAGGAPSTTGGGLFGNTNNATQPGGGGLFGNTNNTSQGGTGGGLFGNKPAGSTGPTGTTGGLFGSTNNSLQSGASGTGATGTAGGGLFGNKPAGATGTTGGLGGGLFGNNNNTNNNSLGGATQGNTGIAGAGVGGGLFGNKPQQPAGQQPGLPSQQQSNQNQVNNPYGTNELFSRVVVPSSITQPTKPSATKVNADIKKKASLTGAYRLAPRPLFTSKSLSGNAAPKFDSFSGSSTRSSSASSSPDSIGKELVPTSTGSTLFSPETDEAILSADKLLFNPDKKSFKNLIINKRKAGEGPAEDDGEVKKITLQSDSNGDSNSVNKSLNESTTFGGVLDSPTVGKDFSAKDFGMNRDILSVSPARNQSSDLEESASDKNIKTRGIIGEDISFTDNGYYISPSFESLSTKSLPQLRKLSGLVIGHKNYGKIEFLEPVDLSNIPLALLCGNIIIFEPKSCFVYPYSSTVPEPGEGINVRARISCYKCYPADKATRAPIKDANHQLVKRHIEKLKKLPNTKFDSYDPVTGCYRFVVEHPITS is encoded by the coding sequence ATGTTTGGTAGTAATAGACCTGCCTTTGGTGGAGGTTCTCAACCATTTGGATCTACAGCATCCCCCTTTGCCTCTCAGCCTCAACCGCAGGCGACGACAACATTTGGTATGGGGGTCGCCAATAACAATGCACAGTCAGGATTCGGTGGGTTCGGTGCGGCTAATAATACAAGTGCCGGTACTGGTGGCCCCACTGGATCGTTGTTCGGTATGTCTACCAATAATACAACCCAAAACAGTCCCTTCGGTAATTCTACTGGGGCCGCCACAACAACTGGTAGTAATTCTGGTACTGCCATCAAACCATTCCAACCATATGAGGAGAAAGATCCGACGACTGGCGTTCAAAACGTTTTCCAAACGATTACCGCAATGCCAGAATAtagaaattcttcattggaagaattaagATTACAAGATTATCAGCAAGGTCGTAAGTTAGGCCAGGGGACTGTTACACCATTTGGGGCAACAACATCAACGAATAGTAGTAATACTAACCAAGGTTTTGGTATTTTAGGTAATACGAACCAACCACAATCAGCAGGTAGCGGAACTGGAGGTTTATTTGGCCAAAGAGCCAATACCGCCCAGAACTCTCCGTTTGGATCAGTGTCCTCTGGTAACAACCCTTCGACTACTGGAACTGGGCCATTTGGATCCACAACAGCCGCTGGCGGTAATGCATTTGGCGGTAGTGGCGCAGGACCATTTGGTAGTAAGCCTGCAGGTACGACTGGTGGCGGTCTATTTGGTCAAAATAATAGAACTGCTTCAGGTGGTCTCTTTGgtcaaaataataatagtactTTTGGTCAACCGCAACCCAGTGCATTTGGATCTGGTGCAGGTGCAGGTACTGGTGCTAGTGCCTTTGGTAGCAAGCCCGCGGGTACTGGATTATTCGGTCAAAATACTGCAGCAAACCAACCATTTGGTGCTAATCCCGCTCCTAGTACCGGTGGTGGTCTCTTTGGTCAAAACAGTAACACCGGCATGGGAGGTGCAGGTAGCGGTGGTGGGCTCTTTGGCCAAAATAATGCCACTGGTAGCGTATTTGGTCAACCAAACAATCAAGCCAGTACCGGTGGTGGCTTATTCGGTAGTAAACCCGCAGGTGGTGGATTATTTGGACAGCCTCAAAACAATACACCATTTGGTGGAGGTGCTGCAAATAccggtggtggtggtctATTCGGTCAAAACAATAGCCAACCTCCTGCCGGCGGTGGTCTCTTTGGACAAAATAACAATCAACCTCCTGCAGGTGGCGGATTATTTGGTCAAAGCAATACCCAACCTCCTGCGGGTGGTGGATTGTTTGGCCAAAGCAATAATCAACCTCCTGCTGGCGGTGGCCTGTTTGGTCAAAGCAACAACCAACCATCTACTGGTGGTGGATTATTTGGTCAAAATACATCTAGCCCATTTGGTCAACCAAACAATCAAGCCAGTACCGGTGGTGGCTTATTTGGTAATAAACCTGCAGGTGGTGGATTATTTGGACAGCCTCAAAACAATACACCATTTGGTGGAGGTGCTGCAAATAccggtggtggtggtctATTCGGTCAAAACAATAGTCAACCTCCTGCCGGCGGTGGTCTCTTTGGACAAAATAACAATCAACCACCTGCCGGTGGTGGTCTCTTTGGACAAAACAATAGTCAACCTCCTGCAGGTGGCGGATTATTCGGTCAAAGTAATACCCAACCTCCTGCAGGTGGTGGGTTATTTGGCCAAAACAACAACCAACCATCTACTGGTGGTGGGCTTTTTGGAGCTAAACCAGCgggtggtggtggtctATTTGGCCAAAACAATAATCAACCTCCTGCCGGTGGTGGTCTGTTTGGTCAAAGCAACAACCAACCACCTGCTGGCGGTGGCCTCTTCGGTAACACACAAAATAATCAACCAcctgctggtggtggtggccTGTTTGGTAACAAACCGGCAGGTGCCACTGGCGGTGGGTTGTTTGGTAATGCGAATACAAATACTCAGCCTGCATTAGGTCAACCATCTGGTGGCGGATTATTTGGTGCTAAACCTGCCTCCGCTGGTGGTGCTCCTTCCACTACAGGTGGTGGTTTATTTGGCAACACGAACAATGCTACCCAACCTGGCGGCGGTGGATTGTTTGGTAACACAAATAACACCTCTCAAGGTGGAACCGGTGGTGGGTTGTTCGGTAACAAACCTGCTGGCTCTACTGGTCCAACCGGTACGACCGGTGGATTGTTTGGTTCTACCAACAACAGTCTCCAATCAGGTGCTTCCGGAACTGGAGCTACCGGTactgctggtggtggtctGTTTGGTAATAAACCTGCAGGCGCTACTGGTACTACTGGTGGTTTAGGTGGAGGTTTGTTtggtaacaacaacaatacGAACAATAACAGTTTGGGCGGTGCGACTCAAGGTAATACTGGTATCGCAGGTGCTGGTGTCGGTGGAGGACTGTTCGGTAATAAACCACAACAACCTGCTGGTCAACAGCCTGGGTTACCAtcacaacaacaatcaaatcaaaatcaagtCAACAATCCGTATGGTACAAACGAATTGTTTTCCAGAGTTGTGGTCCCCAGCTCCATTACTCAGCCTACTAAGCCAAGCGCCACTAAGGTCAATGCAGATATTAAGAAGAAGGCAAGTCTCACAGGTGCCTATAGATTAGCACCAAGACCGCTTTTTACTAGCAAGAGTCTTTCCGGTAATGCTGCGCCTAAATTTGATTCCTTCTCAGGTTCGAGCACCCGTAGTTCATCTGCATCATCTAGCCCTGATTCTATTGGTAAGGAATTAGTCCCCACATCAACAGGCTCTACTCTTTTCAGTCCTGAAACTGATGAGGCAATTTTATCTGCCGATAAACTTTTGTTTAATCCAGATAAGAAATCcttcaagaatttgatcATCAATAAGAGAAAGGCAGGTGAAGGTCCTGCAGAGGATGATGGGGAAGTCAAGAAGATTACTTTACAATCAGACTCTAACGGTGACTCTAACTCCGTTAATAAGAGTTTAAATGAATCAACTACGTTTGGTGGAGTTCTAGATAGTCCTACTGTTGGCAAGGATTTCTCTGCGAAGGATTTCGGTATGAATCGCGACATATTAAGCGTTTCGCCAGCTAGAAATCAATCATCcgatttggaagaatccGCATCCGATAAGAATATCAAAACTCGTGGAATCATTGGTGAGGACATTTCATTTACTGATAATGGTTATTACATTAGCCCCTCTTTTGAAAGTCTATCAACGAAGTCGTTGCCACAGTTGCGTAAATTGTCAGGATTAGTCATTGGTCATAAGAATTATGGTaagattgaatttttagagCCCGTGGATTTGTCCAACATTCCATTGGCGCTACTATGTGGTAACATAATTATCTTCGAGCCTAAATCGTGCTTCGTGTACCCATACTCATCGACAGTTCCTGAACCAGGTGAAGGTATTAATGTACGTGCTAGAATCAGCTGTTACAAATGTTATCCCGCTGATAAGGCTACAAGAGCTCCTATAAAGGATGCTAACcatcaattggttaagAGAcacattgaaaaattgaaaaagttgcCAAATACTAAATTCGACTCTTATGATCCAGTTACAGGTTGTTACAGATTCGTGGTAGAACATCCAATTACCTCCTGA
- the IOC4 gene encoding Ioc4p (weakly similar to uniprot|Q04213 Saccharomyces cerevisiae YMR044W IOC4 Member of a complex (Isw1b) with Isw1p and Ioc2p that exhibits nucleosome-stimulated ATPase activity and acts within coding regions to coordinate transcription elongation with termination and processing contains a PWWP motif), with amino-acid sequence MYQPTDVVLAKVKGFPAWPAMIIPAELIPSNVLKGKQEVEEDTDDESKYIQYSSIMKFRKFDKVKNQYCVKFFWDDSYIWLKPNDMKPLSVEDCESWLKSGKKKSKKLIQAFEMASRGSQGIDVWEFVEYGSAGKPDEEYVAEEEAPEEEEEEEEDIARSDVSEDYEEEEEEKPTRKSQRQKQKRGKENVRATRSRSKTAKSEEPQELPPEEEPKPKKRKYTRRAVEPKFNFEDDEDFYFVGLGPQDLSIQEDVSPLVNKLSNKRNLERHTEVKLDIMDHLLSVNRLFLEVLVPETKSTKDDYQLILDELEAALAAKGSHHEFLTVFHTNNELLLNFRVLFNLKIDELRKLKLWDSFQSAFNSIYEHYFEPDQDAWTTNTEILPPENNEIEAEA; translated from the coding sequence ATGTACCAACCTACAGATGTCGTACTGGCTAAAGTCAAGGGGTTTCCGGCATGGCCTGCAATGATAATCCCAGCAGAATTAATTCCAAGTAACGTTTTAAAAGGGAAACAAGAGGTAGAAGAGGACACTGACGATGAGAGTAAATACATTCAATATTCCTCCATTATgaaatttagaaaattcgATAAAGTCAAAAATCAATACTGCGTTAAATTCTTCTGGGATGACTCTTACATTTGGTTGAAGCCAAATGATATGAAACCATTGAGCGTGGAAGATTGTGAATCATGGTTGAAAAGcggtaagaagaaaagtaAGAAACTAATACAAGCTTTTGAAATGGCATCAAGAGGTTCTCAAGGCATTGACGTTTGGGAATTTGTCGAATACGGGTCTGCTGGTAAACCCGACGAAGAATACGTTGCGGAGGAAGAAGcaccagaagaagaagaggaggaagaagaagacatTGCACGAAGTGATGTTAGTGAGGattatgaagaagaagaggaagaaaagcCAACCAGAAAGTCTCAAAGACAAAAACAGAAGCGAGGGAAGGAAAATGTAAGAGCTACTAGATCTAGATCCAAAACAGCGAAATCGGAAGAACCACAGGAATTACCGccagaagaagaacctaaaccaaagaaaagaaaatatacCAGACGTGCAGTGGAAccaaaattcaattttgaagatgacgaagattTTTACTTTGTTGGATTAGGACCTCAAGATTTGTCCATCCAAGAGGACGTGAGTCCACTAGTGAACAAACTTTCTAATAAGAGGAATCTAGAACGTCACACAGAGGTCAAATTAGATATCATGGACCATTTACTAAGTGTAAACAGATTGTTTTTAGAGGTGCTAGTACCCGAGACGAAATCTACAAAGGACgattaccaattgatcttggACGAATTGGAAGCAGCGTTGGCAGCCAAAGGTTCTCATCATGAATTTTTAACTGTTTTCCACACGAATAACGAACTACTTTTGAACTTTAGAGTTTTGTTCAACCtcaaaattgatgaattacgcaaattgaaattatgGGATTCTTTCCAATCCGCTTTCAATTCTATCTACGAGCATTATTTTGAACCAGATCAAGACGCTTGGACGACAAATACAGAAATACTACCGCctgaaaataatgaaatagAAGCAGAAGCATGA
- the MCM1 gene encoding transcription factor MCM1 (similar to uniprot|Q75DC9 Ashbya gossypii ABR098C ABR098Cp and some similarites with YMR043W uniprot|P11746 Saccharomyces cerevisiae YMR043W MCM1 Transcription factor involved in cell-type-specific transcription and pheromone response plays a central role in the formation of both repressor and activator complexes) has translation MSDIDDVEDNSSRAGQQKERRKIEIKFIENKTRRHVTFSKRKHGIMKKAFELSVLTGTQVLLLVVSETGLVYTFSTPKFEPIVTQQEGRNLIQACLNAPDDDEDDDEEEEEAPEDPNGAAAAAAAAQMAGQPTHVPNTAGLGPHPHELHAAGGLKPDPMKAAHAMQGHEGAPTMPIPTQHTAHQPHPVMPPPPHQQGFANTASPYLNPEQNAVYQQYFQESQQGHY, from the coding sequence ATGTCAGACATCGACGACGTGGAGGATAACAGCTCTCGTGCAGGTCAACAAAAGgagagaagaaagattgaaatcaagttcattgaaaataaaacaagGCGCCATGTGACGTTCTCTAAACGTAAGCATGGTATTATGAAGAAAGCTTTTGAGCTTTCGGTGCTGACAGGTACTCAAGTTCTTTTGCTGGTTGTTTCTGAAACCGGTCTCGTCTATACTTTCAGTACGCCTAAATTCGAACCGATAGTTACGCAGCAAGAGGGTAGAAATTTAATTCAGGCATGTTTAAATGCACCTGATGACGACGAAGATGACgacgaagaagaggaggaggCACCTGAGGATCCAAATGGcgcagcagcagctgctgctgctgctcaAATGGCAGGTCAACCAACACACGTACCTAATACAGCAGGATTAGGTCCACATCCACATGAACTTCATGCCGCTGGTGGGCTAAAACCTGATCCTATGAAGGCTGCACATGCAATGCAAGGACATGAAGGTGCACCTACGATGCCTATACCAACTCAACATACAGCTCATCAGCCCCATCCAGTTATGCCTCCCCCACCACATCAACAAGGTTTTGCCAACACGGCATCTCCATATTTGAATCCTGAACAAAATGCAGTTTATCAACAGTATTTCCAAGAATCTCAACAGGGTCATTACTaa
- the ARG80 gene encoding Arg80p (similar to uniprot|P07249 Saccharomyces cerevisiae YMR042W ARG80 Transcription factor involved in regulation of arginine-responsive genes acts with Arg81p and Arg82p), protein MDEERNRTPASVDTQEPDDDEDEEERNSSQQKRKYPIKYIENRTRRHVTFAKRRHGIMKKAYELSVLTGANVLLLILSNNGLVYTFTTPKLEPVVREREGKELVWKCLDGRPTP, encoded by the coding sequence ATGGACGAGGAAAGAAATAGGACACCTGCTTCCGTAGACACGCAAGAACccgatgatgatgaagatgaagaggaaagaaacTCCAGCCAACAGAAACGGAAATACCCTATAAAGTACATCGAAAACAGGACCAGGAGACATGTAACCTTCGCCAAGAGAAGACACGGAATTATGAAAAAGGCCTACGAACTGTCAGTCCTAACAGGCGCGAACGTCCTGCTGCTAATCCTCTCGAACAACGGCCTGGTATACACTTTTACAACACCAAAATTGGAGCCTGTGGTCAGGGAAAGGGAAGGGAAAGAGTTGGTATGGAAGTGTCTAGACGGCAGACCCACGCCATGA
- the YNK1 gene encoding nucleoside diphosphate kinase (highly similar to uniprot|P36010 Saccharomyces cerevisiae YKL067W YNK1 Nucleoside diphosphate kinase catalyzes the phosphorylation of nucleoside diphosphates into the corresponding triphosphates for nucleic acid biosynthesis), with translation MSNNERTFIAIKPDGVQRGLISNILSRFENKGYKLVGIKLVTPTENLLKQHYAEHVEKPFFPKMLSHMMSGPILATVWEGKDVVKQGRAILGATNPLNSAPGTIRGDYAVDMGRNVAHGSDSVASAEREIDLWFKKEELVDYKLAQLSWIYE, from the coding sequence ATGTCTAACAACGAAAGAACTTTTATCGCCATCAAGCCAGACGGTGTCCAAAGAGGTTTGATCTCAAACATCTTGTCCCGTTTCGAAAACAAAGGCTACAAACTTGTCGGTATCAAATTGGTTACTCCAACTGAAAACCTTTTGAAGCAACACTACGCTGAACATGTTGAAAAGCCATTCTTCCCAAAGATGTTGAGTCACATGATGTCTGGTCCAATCTTGGCTACCGTCTGGGAAGGTAAGGATGTCGTTAAACAAGGTAGAGCTATCTTGGGTGCCACCAACCCATTGAACTCTGCCCCAGGTACCATCAGAGGTGATTACGCCGTTGATATGGGTAGAAACGTTGCCCACGGTTCTGATTCTGTTGCCTCCGCTGAACGTGAAATTGACTTGTGGTTCAAGAAGGAAGAGTTGGTTGACTACAAATTGGCCCAATTGTCCTGGATTTACGAATAA
- a CDS encoding uncharacterized protein (conserved hypothetical protein): MESGRCATVITIASIVHSKILDMNPTLVRSFSRSATKMAAMNESATRSAATNWAINLLGVSAVLGAGTAMVAWKNNENNSRIRNIFKNERALTRASHN; the protein is encoded by the coding sequence ATGGAGAGTGGCAGATGCGCTACCGTCATCACAATAGCATCGATCGTGCACAGCAAGATTTTAGATATGAACCCAACTCTAGTAAGAAGTTTCTCAAGATCTGCCACTAAAATGGCTGCCATGAATGAAAGCGCTACCCGTTCAGCTGCTACCAACTGGGCCATAAATCTACTAGGTGTCTCAGCAGTGCTGGGCGCCGGTACGGCTATGGTGGCATGGAAAAACAACGAGAATAACAGTCGCATTCGcaatattttcaagaaTGAAAGAGCATTGACTAGGGCTTCACACAATtaa
- the ARA2 gene encoding D-arabinose 1-dehydrogenase (NAD(P)(+)) ARA2 (similar to uniprot|Q04212 Saccharomyces cerevisiae YMR041C Hypothetical ORF), with product MTGKEAMHPIVDHGDITKLPPLVLGGATVNTQYNDDPTKVPLVDMLKHGFNHGIRAIDTSPYYGPSEILYGQALEHIRDEFPRNSYYICTKVGRIQLDEFDYSREHVRFSVLRSCQRLKTDYLDLVYLHDVEFVPMHQSLEALKELKLLKDEGIIKNFGLSGYPVDYLYYLTKHCAHNESEIGPLDAVLSYCNLNLQNTRLHDYWPHWKHDASLKMINNGSILSMSLLRSQETKLFHPCSDQLRQLATQAAEYCSEHGVELADLATRYAISEWLNKGSTVLGVSNVEELEVALRSYRTVLHHGGELGKDDQALVSHIQNKIFGSHMNEVWPSGIHHPELINDNNKE from the coding sequence ATGACCGGTAAAGAAGCTATGCATCCCATCGTTGACCATGGTGATATTACCAAACTACCACCATTAGTTCTTGGTGGTGCAACAGTAAACACGCAGTACAATGACGATCCAACAAAGGTTCCATTGGTGGATATGCTAAAACATGGGTTTAACCATGGTATTAGAGCTATAGATACTTCGCCCTACTATGGTCCGAGTGAAATTCTTTACGGACAGGCATTGGAACATATTAGAGATGAATTCCCACGTAATTCTTACTACATCTGTACAAAAGTTGGTAGAATTCAACtcgatgaatttgattatTCGAGAGAACACGTTAGATTTAGCGTACTAAGATCCTGTCAGAGGTTGAAGAcagattatttggatttggttTACCTACACGATGTGGAATTTGTCCCCATGCATCAATCTCTCGAAGCtctcaaagaattgaaattattgaaagaCGAAGGtattatcaaaaattttggattaTCAGGATACCCTGTAGACTACCTGTACTATTTGACTAAACACTGTGCTCATAACGAGTCGGAAATCGGGCCATTGGATGCGGTGCTATCTTACTGTAATTTGAACTTACAGAATACTAGGCTACATGATTATTGGCCTCACTGGAAACATGATGCCTCTTTGAAAATGATTAACAATGGGTCTATTCTAAGTATGTCATTGCTTAGGTCTCAAGAGACAAAACTATTCCATCCATGTTCAGATCAACTACGCCAATTGGCGACACAGGCCGCTGAGTACTGCTCCGAACATGGCGTTGAACTGGCAGATTTAGCCACTAGATATGCTATATCTGAATGGTTAAACAAAGGGTCTACTGTTCTCGGTGTAAGTAACGTGGAGGAATTGGAGGTCGCATTAAGAAGTTATAGGACAGTACTACATCACGGCGGGGAATTAGGTAAAGACGATCAGGCATTAGTTTCACACATTCagaacaaaatttttggcTCTCACATGAATGAAGTTTGGCCATCGGGAATCCACCATCCAGAACTAATTAATGACAATAATAAAGAATAA
- the YET2 gene encoding Yet2p (similar to uniprot|P35723 Saccharomyces cerevisiae YKL065C YET1 Endoplasmic reticulum transmembrane protein homolog of human BAP31 protein): MSLYLSTLFALLTLEMAILFLVVLPLPFRVRRNFYSLYYRWTSNRKVQTTIYIFAGLVSILFVDSWRRAQFKVHLHHYQRQGEDVDDNSAVTPTQALASRAYNQRNTYISGFILYFLVCIPAVFTIIRRLIKYQNLINNLEGKPVKDTTPDTQPTAPSKKGSASIVDDREIDHLKHDLEKKEVNLKAVQKQVKNLESYFDQQNDQKNPNTAATAGGKKDL, encoded by the coding sequence ATGAGTTTATATTTGAGTACATTGTTTGCGTTGTTGACGCTTGAAATGGCCATCCTCTTTTTGGTGGTCTTACCCCTACCATTTAGAGTCCGTAGGAACTTCTACAGTCTCTATTACAGGTGGACTTCAAACCGCAAAGTGCAGACTACGATTTACATTTTTGCAGGTCTGGTTAGTATTCTATTCGTTGATTCATGGAGAAGAGCTCAATTCAAAGTCCATTTACACCACTATCAAAGGCAGGGtgaagatgttgatgaCAACAGCGCAGTTACCCCTACACAAGCATTAGCATCGAGGGCCTACAACCAAAGGAACACATACATTTCCGGATTCATTCTATATTTCTTAGTGTGCATTCCAGCTGTATTTACCATTATCAGAAGATTGATCAAGTACCAAAACTTGATCAACAATTTGGAAGGTAAACCCGTAAAGGATACGACACCTGATACGCAACCAACTGCTCCTAGTAAGAAAGGTAGTGCATCAATTGTTGATGACCGTGAAATTGACCATTTGAAGCATGActtggaaaagaaggaagttAACTTGAAGGCAGTTCAAAAGCAagtcaaaaatttggaaagttaTTTCGATCAGCAGAACGATCAAAAGAATCCTAACACCGCTGCCACCGCTGGtggaaagaaagatttaTAA
- the SUB1 gene encoding chromatin-binding transcription coactivator SUB1 (similar to uniprot|P54000 Saccharomyces cerevisiae YMR039C SUB1 Suppressor of TFIIB mutations transcriptional coactivator), with protein sequence MSYYNRYRNRKKFEGSPAGSAGSTGSTGSSSIAQSDATFDLGKNKRVTVRQFRNVNLIDIREYYMDTSTGDMRPGKKGISLTEDLYDELLKHRLNIDEALRRLGSKRPRTKTVRLLSDEEDEGAGQENVKEKETFSHSRSEDESPKKKVKPAPPTLLPQEEKKKNDEREANATLVIPGASKKQEPKVEPQQKQVPPQPEPVPAASTSAQDEDASDEEFVQNLEEEMNKADDDISEEE encoded by the coding sequence ATGTCTTATTACAACAGGTACAGAAACCGTAAGAAGTTTGAAGGTAGTCCAGCAGGATCAGCAGGATCAACTGGTAGTACAGGCTCTTCTAGTATTGCACAATCAGATGCTACTTTTGATTTGGGTAAAAATAAGAGAGTTACTGTGAGACAGTTTCGGAATGTGAATTTAATTGATATTCGCGAGTACTACATGGACACTTCAACGGGTGATATGAGACCTGGTAAGAAGGGTATATCATTGACTGAAGATCTCTACGACGAATTGTTAAAGCACAGATTAAATATCGATGAAGCATTGAGACGATTGGGATCAAAGAGACCTCGCACCAAGACGGTCCGTCTACTGTCggacgaagaagatgaaggtgCCGGCCAGGAGAATGTTAAGGAGAAGGAAACCTTTTCCCATAGTCGTAGTGAGGATGAATCGCCCaaaaagaaggtgaaaCCTGCACCTCCtactcttcttcctcaagaggagaagaagaaaaacgATGAAAGGGAAGCAAATGCAACTCTTGTAATTCCTGGTGCTTCTAAAAAGCAAGAACCAAAGGTGGAGCCACAACAAAAACAAGTACCACCACAACCAGAGCCAGTACCAGCTGCGTCAACATCGGCTCAAGACGAAGATGCctctgatgaagaatttgttcaaaaccTAGAGGAAGAAATGAATAAAGCAGATGATGATATAAGTGAAGAGGAATAA